The following coding sequences are from one Diabrotica virgifera virgifera chromosome 2, PGI_DIABVI_V3a window:
- the LOC126880729 gene encoding piggyBac transposable element-derived protein 4-like, whose product MKQIPFTKRSGLLVDSPGDSAYDWFRLLFDDELLNMIVLQTNSYAVEVLSTSKGCDRSRISLWKELTISELLIFIGLTFHTGTIQLPSIQDYWKKNRLFSTCFSSYMSRDRYLLIMRCLHFAENVKENEPVPVDRLYKVRPLLDHFNNKMKKVYYPGKYLSLDESMILWKGKLVFKQYLPKKRHKYGVKLYMLTEADSTILDIHIYAGAGDATAGKSHTERVVLHLMRNFFDHGHSLHMDNYYNSYNLAKLLLDKNSFCTGTLRKDRKGCPKNVVDAKLKKGQTKSMYLNNVMVGKWRDKRDIIYISTEYKNEMVTVRNRRGDEKIKPLPIIQYNKYMGGVDLQDQMSSYYPPTRKTLRWYKKIGIHLFQLYLQ is encoded by the coding sequence ATGAAACAAATTCCATTTACAAAAAGAAGTGGATTGTTAGTCGATAGTCCTGGTGATAGTGCGTACGATTGGTTTAGGCTGTTGTTTGACGATGAACTTTTAAATATGATTGTCTTACAAACTAACAGTTATGCAGTTGAAGTTCTTTCTACCAGCAAAGGATGTGACCGTTCAAGGATTTCCCTATGGAAGGAATTAACAATATCGGAATTGCTAATATTTATTGGATTAACCTTCCATACAGGAACAATCCAATTGCCTAGCATACAAGACTACTGGAAGAAAAATAGATTATTTTCGACTTGTTTTTCTTCATACATGAGTAGAGACCGCTATTTGCTTATAATGCGATGCCTTCATTTTGCCGaaaatgtaaaagaaaatgaaccaGTTCCAGTAGATCGACTATATAAGGTAAGACCCTTGCTAGATCATTTTAATAACAAAATGAAGAAGGTATACTATCCAGGAAAGTATTTATCTCTAGACGAATCTATGATCTTGTGGAAAGGAAAACTGGTATTCAAGCAATATCTCCCTAAGAAACGACATAAGTATGGAGTAAAGCTTTATATGCTGACAGAAGCCGATTCAACAATTTTGGATATCCATATATATGCTGGTGCAGGTGATGCAACTGCTGGTAAGTCTCATACAGAAAGAGTGGTGCTACACCTAATGCGTAATTTTTTCGACCATGGACATTCGCTTCATATGGACAACTATTACAATAGTTATAACTTGGCCAAATTACTACTGGATAAAAATAGTTTTTGTACAGGCACTCTGAGAAAAGATAGGAAAGGCTGTCCAAAAAACGTCGTAGACGCAAAGTTAAAAAAAGGCCAGACCAAAAGTATGTACCTCAACAACGTAATGGTTGGAAAATGGCGAGACAAAAGAGATATCATTTACATTTCAACTGAATATAAAAATGAGATGGTAACCGTAAGAAATAGACGAGGGGATGAGAAAATTAAACCACTGCCAATCAttcaatataataaatatatgggCGGAGTAGATCTTCAAGACCAAATGTCTTCTTATTATCCGCCGACACGCAAAACTTTACGTTGGTACAAAAAAATTGGCATACATCTGTTTCAGCTATATTTGCAA